The following proteins are encoded in a genomic region of Pseudomonas sp. Os17:
- a CDS encoding AAA family ATPase, protein MLSTRAAPATPAADRSGMRLLISGRDAPALSHLKALCSKLPGLQVSTRLVSNGHTDPLYGLEQMPDFLLLRVSHLWREELAALLLHPVKERPPLLVCGPLDEREGMRLAMQAGARDFLPEPVAAEELQAALGRMVMEAHAEQGAGGKLIAVMNAKGGSGASMLACNLAHQLSVRGGRTLLLDLDLQFGSVTHCFDVMPTHSHVEVLQQVETLDGIALRGYCSHFSPTLHVLGGRTGELFLAQDIRIEQLEGLLRLARSTYDWVVVDLPRQIDHLTGITLEHADHVFIVLQQSLSHLKDGTHLLRILRDDLGVQNNRLQVVVNRYDKSSAVSLKDIAEALRCTDLHKLPNDYAVVGESQNTGVPLELHAPRAGITTALRELSQRLIGIQAEEQGLLKRTFSRLFGG, encoded by the coding sequence ATGCTAAGTACCCGAGCAGCCCCCGCCACCCCTGCGGCTGACAGATCCGGCATGCGCCTGCTGATCAGTGGGCGGGATGCGCCGGCCCTGAGTCATCTGAAAGCCCTGTGCTCGAAACTGCCCGGCCTGCAGGTCAGCACGCGCCTGGTGAGCAACGGTCATACCGATCCGTTGTACGGGTTGGAACAGATGCCGGACTTCCTGTTGTTGAGGGTCAGCCACCTGTGGCGCGAGGAACTGGCGGCGCTGTTGCTGCATCCGGTGAAGGAGCGTCCGCCTCTTCTGGTCTGTGGTCCGTTGGACGAGCGTGAAGGCATGCGACTGGCGATGCAGGCTGGAGCCCGTGACTTTCTGCCGGAGCCGGTCGCCGCCGAAGAGTTGCAGGCGGCCCTGGGCCGTATGGTGATGGAGGCCCATGCGGAGCAGGGGGCAGGGGGCAAGTTGATTGCGGTGATGAATGCCAAGGGCGGGTCGGGCGCTTCCATGCTGGCCTGCAATCTGGCTCATCAGCTCAGCGTGCGGGGGGGGCGAACCCTGCTGCTGGACCTGGACCTGCAGTTTGGCAGCGTGACCCACTGTTTCGATGTCATGCCGACACACAGTCATGTGGAGGTGCTGCAGCAGGTCGAGACCCTGGACGGCATTGCCTTGCGCGGCTATTGCAGCCATTTCAGCCCCACCCTGCATGTGCTGGGGGGGCGTACCGGGGAGCTGTTCCTGGCGCAGGACATCCGCATTGAACAGCTCGAAGGTTTGTTGCGCCTGGCGCGCAGCACCTATGACTGGGTGGTGGTGGATCTGCCGCGGCAGATCGACCATCTCACCGGCATCACCCTGGAGCATGCCGATCACGTCTTCATCGTGCTGCAGCAGAGCCTCAGCCACCTGAAGGACGGCACCCACCTGTTGCGCATTCTGCGCGACGACCTGGGGGTGCAGAACAACCGACTGCAGGTGGTGGTGAATCGCTACGACAAGTCCTCGGCCGTCAGCCTCAAGGACATTGCCGAGGCATTGCGCTGCACCGATCTGCACAAACTGCCCAACGACTATGCGGTGGTTGGCGAGAGCCAGAACACCGGCGTGCCACTGGAGCTGCACGCGCCGCGTGCCGGCATCACCACGGCCCTGCGCGAGTTGAGTCAGCGCCTGATCGGTATCCAGGCCGAGGAGCAGGGCCTGCTCAAACGTACTTTCAGCCGTCTGTTCGGAGGGTAA
- a CDS encoding TadE/TadG family type IV pilus assembly protein, with translation MNVRHMRGVYIVEFAIASLVLFTLLFGALEVGRLYFTVNTLNETVRRGARLAAVCDIKDPVILRRAMFNSATNSGASSLIASLTSANLNLVYLDANGAVVANPNDLTSSNGFIAIRYVRLEVSNFSFNLLIPGFGGAFILPMFKSTVPRESLGRQPDATVNPEITPC, from the coding sequence ATGAACGTCCGGCACATGCGTGGGGTGTATATCGTCGAATTTGCCATTGCCAGCCTGGTGCTGTTCACCCTGCTGTTCGGTGCCCTGGAAGTCGGCCGGCTGTACTTCACCGTCAACACCCTGAATGAAACGGTACGCCGCGGCGCGCGCCTGGCGGCGGTGTGCGACATCAAGGACCCGGTCATTCTGCGGCGGGCGATGTTCAACTCGGCGACCAATAGCGGAGCCAGCAGCCTGATCGCCAGCCTCACCAGTGCCAATCTGAACCTGGTCTACCTGGATGCAAACGGCGCGGTGGTCGCCAACCCCAACGACCTCACCAGCAGCAATGGATTTATCGCCATCCGCTACGTCCGGCTGGAGGTGTCGAATTTCAGTTTCAACTTGCTGATCCCCGGGTTTGGCGGGGCGTTCATTTTGCCGATGTTCAAGTCCACCGTGCCGCGCGAAAGCCTGGGTCGACAGCCTGATGCGACGGTCAACCCGGAGATCACACCATGCTAA
- a CDS encoding TadE/TadG family type IV pilus assembly protein translates to MGRSGYRLPTAQRGMAMVELAITLPLLALLMLTFGEFGRMLFQYNSLMQASRDAGRFAAAQAWNATLGTVSLSSSLISQTQNVAVYGVPANPNGYPPVVSGLTTGNVQVSTVGTDHVQVSISYTFVPVIGSALPALYGSSVPLGLALTSTIVMRAL, encoded by the coding sequence ATGGGACGCAGTGGATACAGACTACCGACTGCCCAGCGCGGCATGGCGATGGTGGAACTGGCGATTACCCTGCCGCTGCTGGCGTTGCTGATGCTGACCTTCGGTGAATTTGGGCGCATGTTGTTCCAGTACAACAGCCTGATGCAGGCCAGCCGTGACGCCGGGCGCTTTGCTGCCGCCCAGGCCTGGAACGCCACCCTTGGCACGGTCAGCCTGAGTTCTTCGCTGATCTCCCAGACCCAGAATGTTGCCGTTTACGGTGTCCCTGCCAATCCCAATGGCTACCCCCCCGTGGTTTCCGGCCTGACCACCGGCAATGTGCAGGTCAGCACGGTCGGGACCGACCATGTCCAGGTCAGCATCAGCTACACCTTCGTGCCGGTGATCGGCAGCGCGCTGCCTGCTCTGTACGGCAGCAGCGTGCCGCTGGGCCTGGCGTTGACCTCGACTATCGTGATGAGGGCCTTGTGA